The following proteins are encoded in a genomic region of Brachypodium distachyon strain Bd21 chromosome 1, Brachypodium_distachyon_v3.0, whole genome shotgun sequence:
- the LOC100845331 gene encoding RNA-binding protein 39 isoform X2, with protein sequence MDFDEYEYLEKTVEAAAATGNGSAAPRSEGKERSSRRRSSAGDEDRDDGERRSKRSRSENRDRDRDRERERDRESSRHRSSRERRDRDRDRDEKEKEREREREKEKERERDKEKERRSRDRDREREKEKERERRSRSRSERRRDDDERERHRERDYRDRDVRRRKEDGAEPEADPERDQRTVFAFQLSLKADERDVYEFFSRAGKVRDVRLIMDRNSRRSKGVGYIEFYDVMSVPMAIALSGQLLLGQPVMVKPSEAEKNLVQSSATSSVAASGGARKLYVGNLHANITEDQLRQVFEPFGLVELVQLPVDPLTGLCKGFGFVQFARLEDAKAAQSLNGQLDIAGRVIKVSAVTDQAGVQVSGATTGDLDDDEGGGLALNASSRALLMQKLDRSGVTTRMHPPLHQHCYHIFLSCQGASVPVISQPIATAPPSECLLLKNMFDPAVETDPDFDLDIKDDVREECSKFGQIRHIFVDKNTAGFVYLRFDSITAAMGAQKALQGRWFAGKMITATFMSPQQYEAKFPS encoded by the exons ATGGATTTCGACGAGTACGAGTACTTGGAGAAGACGGTGGAGGCCGCTGCGGCTACGGGTAACGGCAGCGCGGCTCCCCGATCCGAGGGGAAGGAACGCagctcccgccgccggagcagcgccggcgacgaggaccgcgacgacggcgagcgtAGGTCCAAGCGCTCTCGCTCCGAGAACCGCGACCGCGACAGGGACCGGGAGCGGGAACGGGACCGCGAGAGCTCGCGCCACCGCAGCAGCCGGGAGCGCCGAGACCGTGACCGCGACCGCgacgagaaggagaaggagagggagagggagagggagaaggagaaggagagagagagggataaggagaaggagaggaggagccgcgATCGTGACCGCGAGCgtgagaaggagaaggagagagagcggaggagccggagccgcTCAGAGCGGCGTCGCGATGACGATGAACGTGAGCGCCACCGAGAGCGCGACTACCGTGACCGCGATGTCAG ACGTAGGAAAGAAGATGGTGCTGAACCCGAGGCAGATCCAGAAAGAGATCAAAGAACTGTATTTGCTTTCCAG CTATCACTGAAGGCGGATGAAAGGGATGTTTATGAGTTTTTTTCAAGAGCTGGGAAG gtCAGGGATGTCCGTCTTATCATGGATCGAAACTCACGACGTTCTAAAGGAGTTGG GTACATTGAGTTCTATGATGTTATGTCTGTTCCAATGGCGATTGCTCTTTCTGGTCAGCTGCTTCTTGGTCAACCGGTGATGGTTAAGCCATCAGAGGCTGAAAAGAATTTAGTTCAGTCAAGTGCGACTTCAAGTGTAGCAGCTTCAGGTGGGGCAAGGAAGTTGTATGTTGGAAATCTTCACGCCAATATTACAGAGGATCAGTTGAGACAG GTCTTCGAACCATTTGGACTTGTTGAGCTTGTCCAGCTGCCTGTAGATCCACTTACTGGGTTATGTAAAGGTTTTGGTTTTGTTCAG TTTGCGCGTCTTGAAGATGCAAAAGCTGCTCAGAGTTTAAATGGGCAACTTGATATTGCTGGAAGAGTAATCAAG GTTTCAGCTGTGACGGACCAAGCGGGAGTGCAAGTAAGTGGGGCAACTACAGGAGATTTGGACGATGATGAAGGCGGAGGATTG GCACTTAATGCTAGCTCAAGAGCACTTCTTATGCAGAAATTGGACCGCAGTGGCGTTACAACCAG GATGCATCCACCACTACATCAACACTGTTACCATATATTTCTATCTTGTCAAG GGGCATCTGTTCCGGTTATTAGCCAACCCATTGCGACGGCTCCACCCAGTGAATGCCTATTGCTCAAGAACATGTTTGATCCAGCTGTCGAG ACGGATCCTGATTTTGATTTGGATATTAAAGATGATGTTCGTGAAGAATGTTCTAAGTTTGGTCAAATAAGACACATCTTTGTGGACAA AAATACTGCCGGCTTCGTCTACCTGCGATTTGACAGCATTACTGCGGCGATGGGTGCACAGAAAGCACTTCAAGGGAGATGGTTTGCGGGAAAGATGATTACTGCAACCTTTATG TCTCCTCAGCAGTACGAAGCAAAGTTCCCGAGTTAA
- the LOC100845331 gene encoding RNA-binding protein 39 isoform X1 produces MDFDEYEYLEKTVEAAAATGNGSAAPRSEGKERSSRRRSSAGDEDRDDGERRSKRSRSENRDRDRDRERERDRESSRHRSSRERRDRDRDRDEKEKEREREREKEKERERDKEKERRSRDRDREREKEKERERRSRSRSERRRDDDERERHRERDYRDRDVRRRKEDGAEPEADPERDQRTVFAFQLSLKADERDVYEFFSRAGKVRDVRLIMDRNSRRSKGVGYIEFYDVMSVPMAIALSGQLLLGQPVMVKPSEAEKNLVQSSATSSVAASGGARKLYVGNLHANITEDQLRQVFEPFGLVELVQLPVDPLTGLCKGFGFVQFARLEDAKAAQSLNGQLDIAGRVIKVSAVTDQAGVQVSGATTGDLDDDEGGGLALNASSRALLMQKLDRSGVTTSLTSGMGAAGLNTSVTLPAVSVLGAPPAAPALQPTLTGLGLIPGASVPVISQPIATAPPSECLLLKNMFDPAVETDPDFDLDIKDDVREECSKFGQIRHIFVDKNTAGFVYLRFDSITAAMGAQKALQGRWFAGKMITATFMSPQQYEAKFPS; encoded by the exons ATGGATTTCGACGAGTACGAGTACTTGGAGAAGACGGTGGAGGCCGCTGCGGCTACGGGTAACGGCAGCGCGGCTCCCCGATCCGAGGGGAAGGAACGCagctcccgccgccggagcagcgccggcgacgaggaccgcgacgacggcgagcgtAGGTCCAAGCGCTCTCGCTCCGAGAACCGCGACCGCGACAGGGACCGGGAGCGGGAACGGGACCGCGAGAGCTCGCGCCACCGCAGCAGCCGGGAGCGCCGAGACCGTGACCGCGACCGCgacgagaaggagaaggagagggagagggagagggagaaggagaaggagagagagagggataaggagaaggagaggaggagccgcgATCGTGACCGCGAGCgtgagaaggagaaggagagagagcggaggagccggagccgcTCAGAGCGGCGTCGCGATGACGATGAACGTGAGCGCCACCGAGAGCGCGACTACCGTGACCGCGATGTCAG ACGTAGGAAAGAAGATGGTGCTGAACCCGAGGCAGATCCAGAAAGAGATCAAAGAACTGTATTTGCTTTCCAG CTATCACTGAAGGCGGATGAAAGGGATGTTTATGAGTTTTTTTCAAGAGCTGGGAAG gtCAGGGATGTCCGTCTTATCATGGATCGAAACTCACGACGTTCTAAAGGAGTTGG GTACATTGAGTTCTATGATGTTATGTCTGTTCCAATGGCGATTGCTCTTTCTGGTCAGCTGCTTCTTGGTCAACCGGTGATGGTTAAGCCATCAGAGGCTGAAAAGAATTTAGTTCAGTCAAGTGCGACTTCAAGTGTAGCAGCTTCAGGTGGGGCAAGGAAGTTGTATGTTGGAAATCTTCACGCCAATATTACAGAGGATCAGTTGAGACAG GTCTTCGAACCATTTGGACTTGTTGAGCTTGTCCAGCTGCCTGTAGATCCACTTACTGGGTTATGTAAAGGTTTTGGTTTTGTTCAG TTTGCGCGTCTTGAAGATGCAAAAGCTGCTCAGAGTTTAAATGGGCAACTTGATATTGCTGGAAGAGTAATCAAG GTTTCAGCTGTGACGGACCAAGCGGGAGTGCAAGTAAGTGGGGCAACTACAGGAGATTTGGACGATGATGAAGGCGGAGGATTG GCACTTAATGCTAGCTCAAGAGCACTTCTTATGCAGAAATTGGACCGCAGTGGCGTTACAACCAG CTTGACTTCTGGGATGGGTGCTGCTGGTTTGAACACTTCTGTGACATTACCAGCTGTATCAGTTCTTGgtgctcctcctgctgctcctgcaCTACAGCCTACGCTAACTGGTCTTGGTCTAATTCCAGGGGCATCTGTTCCGGTTATTAGCCAACCCATTGCGACGGCTCCACCCAGTGAATGCCTATTGCTCAAGAACATGTTTGATCCAGCTGTCGAG ACGGATCCTGATTTTGATTTGGATATTAAAGATGATGTTCGTGAAGAATGTTCTAAGTTTGGTCAAATAAGACACATCTTTGTGGACAA AAATACTGCCGGCTTCGTCTACCTGCGATTTGACAGCATTACTGCGGCGATGGGTGCACAGAAAGCACTTCAAGGGAGATGGTTTGCGGGAAAGATGATTACTGCAACCTTTATG TCTCCTCAGCAGTACGAAGCAAAGTTCCCGAGTTAA
- the LOC100845331 gene encoding RNA-binding protein 39 isoform X3 — MMPAMRYKAYLFLLCILRRRKEDGAEPEADPERDQRTVFAFQLSLKADERDVYEFFSRAGKVRDVRLIMDRNSRRSKGVGYIEFYDVMSVPMAIALSGQLLLGQPVMVKPSEAEKNLVQSSATSSVAASGGARKLYVGNLHANITEDQLRQVFEPFGLVELVQLPVDPLTGLCKGFGFVQFARLEDAKAAQSLNGQLDIAGRVIKVSAVTDQAGVQVSGATTGDLDDDEGGGLALNASSRALLMQKLDRSGVTTSLTSGMGAAGLNTSVTLPAVSVLGAPPAAPALQPTLTGLGLIPGASVPVISQPIATAPPSECLLLKNMFDPAVETDPDFDLDIKDDVREECSKFGQIRHIFVDKNTAGFVYLRFDSITAAMGAQKALQGRWFAGKMITATFMSPQQYEAKFPS, encoded by the exons ATGATGCCTGCCATGCGATACAAGGCTTACCTTTTCCTTCTGTGTATTTTaag ACGTAGGAAAGAAGATGGTGCTGAACCCGAGGCAGATCCAGAAAGAGATCAAAGAACTGTATTTGCTTTCCAG CTATCACTGAAGGCGGATGAAAGGGATGTTTATGAGTTTTTTTCAAGAGCTGGGAAG gtCAGGGATGTCCGTCTTATCATGGATCGAAACTCACGACGTTCTAAAGGAGTTGG GTACATTGAGTTCTATGATGTTATGTCTGTTCCAATGGCGATTGCTCTTTCTGGTCAGCTGCTTCTTGGTCAACCGGTGATGGTTAAGCCATCAGAGGCTGAAAAGAATTTAGTTCAGTCAAGTGCGACTTCAAGTGTAGCAGCTTCAGGTGGGGCAAGGAAGTTGTATGTTGGAAATCTTCACGCCAATATTACAGAGGATCAGTTGAGACAG GTCTTCGAACCATTTGGACTTGTTGAGCTTGTCCAGCTGCCTGTAGATCCACTTACTGGGTTATGTAAAGGTTTTGGTTTTGTTCAG TTTGCGCGTCTTGAAGATGCAAAAGCTGCTCAGAGTTTAAATGGGCAACTTGATATTGCTGGAAGAGTAATCAAG GTTTCAGCTGTGACGGACCAAGCGGGAGTGCAAGTAAGTGGGGCAACTACAGGAGATTTGGACGATGATGAAGGCGGAGGATTG GCACTTAATGCTAGCTCAAGAGCACTTCTTATGCAGAAATTGGACCGCAGTGGCGTTACAACCAG CTTGACTTCTGGGATGGGTGCTGCTGGTTTGAACACTTCTGTGACATTACCAGCTGTATCAGTTCTTGgtgctcctcctgctgctcctgcaCTACAGCCTACGCTAACTGGTCTTGGTCTAATTCCAGGGGCATCTGTTCCGGTTATTAGCCAACCCATTGCGACGGCTCCACCCAGTGAATGCCTATTGCTCAAGAACATGTTTGATCCAGCTGTCGAG ACGGATCCTGATTTTGATTTGGATATTAAAGATGATGTTCGTGAAGAATGTTCTAAGTTTGGTCAAATAAGACACATCTTTGTGGACAA AAATACTGCCGGCTTCGTCTACCTGCGATTTGACAGCATTACTGCGGCGATGGGTGCACAGAAAGCACTTCAAGGGAGATGGTTTGCGGGAAAGATGATTACTGCAACCTTTATG TCTCCTCAGCAGTACGAAGCAAAGTTCCCGAGTTAA